The Ziziphus jujuba cultivar Dongzao chromosome 7, ASM3175591v1 genome includes a region encoding these proteins:
- the LOC107424139 gene encoding IQ domain-containing protein IQM1, producing MGLSLSLLYSAWEEIVKHRFFGLAYNLSFNSKDGSATLRTHSFKRTAAESEIMTLSPNINGSDHKTNKTKNSSRLKDHKPQNVKLEQNLSFKDLVLQEVVINNKLGSDANVSRENSVLKHKPIPSLSLPEPAILFSPRPVSELDAAAVKLQKVYKSYRTRRNLADCAVVVEELWWKALDFAALKRSSVSFFNGDKQETAVSRWARARTRAAKVGKGLSKDDKAQKLALQHWLEAIDPRHRYGHNLHLYYDIWFESESTQPFFYWLDVGDGKEINLEKCPRSVLQRQFIKYLGPKEREAYEVIVENGKLIFRQSGMAVSTVEGSKWIFVLSTTRALYVGQKKKGAFQHSSFLSGGATTAAGRLVAHDGLLEAIWPYSGHYHPTEENFREFISFLEENHVDLSNVKRCAVDDDCPSFKVTDSESIKSKQPDPATKDTSITTVPQEEDKKVDVASSKPPMFDVGKRLSCKWTTGAGPRIGCVRDYPTELQSRALEHVNLSPRVAPGSLCSYGPIPSPRPSPKVRLSPRLAYMGLPSPRTPIAAGN from the exons atgggGTTATCGCTATCCTTACTTTACTCGGCTTGGGAAGAAATTGTAAAACATAGATTCTTTGGTTTGGCATACAATCTGAGTTTCAATTCCAAAGATGGAAGCGCAACATTGAGGACGCATAGCTTTAAGAGAACAGCTGCAGAATCAGAAATCATGACCCTCAGCCCAAACATCAATGGGTCTGATCACAAGACCAATAAGACTAAAAATTCAAGCCGCTTGAAGGATCACAAGCCCCAAAATGTAAAGCTCGAACAAAATCTTTCATTCAAGGACCTTGTACTTCAAGAAGTGGTCATCAACAACAAATTGGGCTCGGATGCCAATGTTTCTAGGGAGAACTCTGTATTGAAGCATAAACCAATACCTTCGCTTTCTCTGCCTGAACCAGCCATTCTTTTTTCTCCAAGACCGGTCAGCGAGCTCGACGCTGCTGCGGTTAAGCTTCAAAAAGTGTATAAAAGTTACCGAACAAGAAGAAACCTTGCTGATTGTGCCGTGGTGGTTGAGGAGCTTTG GTGGAAGGCATTAGACTTTGCAGCTCTCAAGCGGAGTTCTGTGTCATTCTTTAATGGAGATAAGCAGGAAACCGCCGTTTCAAGATGGGCAAGGGCAAGAACAAGAGCAGCAAAG GTGGGAAAGGGTCTGTCTAAGGATGACAAGGCACAAAAACTAGCACTGCAACATTGGCTTGAAGCG ATTGATCCACGCCATCGATATGGGCACAATCTGCACCTCTATTATGATATCTGGTTTGAAAGTGAAAGCACCCAACCTTTCTTCTATTG GCTGGATGTTGGAGATGGCAAAGAGATAAATCTAGAGAAATGCCCAAGAAGTGTTCTACAGCgccaatttatcaaataccTTGGACCT AAAGAAAGGGAGGCATATGAAGTAATAGTGGAAAATGGGAAGCTAATATTCAGGCAAAGCGGAATGGCCGTGAGCACAGTAGAAGGTTCAAAATGGATATTCGTGCTGAGCACAACAAGGGCTTTGTATGTGGGTCAGAAGAAAAAAGGTGCATTTCAGCATTCAAGTTTTCTATCTGGTGGGGCCACCACTGCAGCTGGAAGACTTGTCGCCCATGATGGCCTTCTTGAG GCTATTTGGCCATACAGTGGACATTACCATCCAACAGAAGAGAACTTCAGAGAATTTATTAGCTTCCTCGAAGAGAATCATGTGGATCTCTCCAACGTCAAG AGATGTGCGGTTGACGATGACTGCCCTTCGTTCAAAGTCACTGACAGTGAATCAATTAAATCCAAGCAACCAGATCCTGCAACCAAGGATACTTCGATCACAACCGTTCCACAAGAAGAAGATAAGAAAGTGGATGTCGCCAGCTCCAAACCGCCAATGTTTGACGTGGGCAAGCGACTGTCCTGCAAGTGGACCACTGGCGCTGGGCCACGTATTGGGTGTGTCCGGGACTACCCAACGGAACTACAATCGAGAGCACTGGAACATGTTAACCTGTCACCCCGTGTCGCACCCGGATCTTTATGTAGCTATGGTCCAATTCCATCTCCAAGGCCGAGTCCAAAGGTGAGGCTATCACCTAGGCTCGCGTACATGGGACTCCCTAGTCCCAGAACCCCAATTGCTGCTGGTAACTGA